CACCGACTTCACCAGCTGGCCGATGGCGATGTCGCCGCCGGCCACCTTGTTGCCGCCCGGCACCGCCTGGGCGATGGTGATCACCAGATCGTTGATCGAGGCGCTGGCCGGCTTGTACGGCGCGGTGACGATGACGCCGCTTTGCGCCTTGGCCATCTTGAACCAGCCGCGCGAGGCCGGATCGTAATCCGGGCTGGGTTTCTGCTTGCCGGGAATCGAGTACACCATGCCTTTGGTGTCGCCGTCGCCGACGAAGATCTGGGTGTAGCCGCCGGCCTCGGCCAGCTGCTGCAGATACAGGGTGGGATCGGCTTCGCCGCCATGCCGCAGCGCGCTGGAAATGATCAGCTTGCGCTGCTCCAACCAACCAGACACGTAACGCTGCTGGCCTGAAATCGCCAGGTCCAGCTGCGTGGACACGCTGTCCGACAAATTGCTGCGGAACTTCAGATAAGCGCTGATGGCCGTGGCGCAGGTGGCCACCAACATGGCCAGCGCCAGCAACAGGGCAAGCTTGCTGCGAATGGATTTCATGAACTCGGCTTCTCGTCTCGATAGGGCTGCCAGCTCGCCAGATGCGAAGAAAGGAACGCCAGGCGTCCCTTTCTGCATGCCGCCGCGCCAGTGGTGGCTTTCGGTTTTCAGCGGAGTGGCAAAATTTGACCGCCATATTGTAAACACGACTTACAAATACAGCGATACTTTAAAACAAGAATACGCCAAGCGTCTGCCACTCATCCTAAAATTAACTATACAACATGGCATTTTTGCCACAAGAAGCATCTACTCAGGCCAGGCTATGCCGCCTGGACAAACAATCGGGACACAAGCCGCCTGAATAAGAAAATGGAACGCCGCCAACCATCAGCTGCGAACCAGGCGCCAAGCCCCGTCCACGCTGCCGGATGAAAGCGCTCCATTCAGCAAGGAAAGCGCCGGGCCAAGCCGCCGCTATTTTTTGTCAGATCACAGCTTGAAGCGGCCAAACGCCTCTTGCATGGTGCGCGCCAGACGGTTCAAGCCTTCCAGCGTCTGCATTGCGCCCTGCAGCGCGGCGTCGGAATCCAGAATCTGGTTATTGATGGATTCGGTGCTCTGCGCCATCGCCGTGGTGGCATTGTGCTGCTCGCTGGTGGACAGCGCCACGTCGCCGATCTTGTCTATCACCTGCTGCATCGCGTCGCTGATGGCGATCAGACGGCCGCGCGCCTGGCTGGTCAGCTCCACGCTGGTATCCACCGCGCCGACGGTGCGCTGCATATTGCCCACCGCCTTGCCAGTTTCGCTGAGGATGTTTTCCACCATCTCGCTGATTTCCACCGTCGCCTTGCCGGTGCGCTCGGCCAGCTTGCGCACTTCGTCGGCCACCACGGCGAAGCCGCGGCCCTGCTCGCCGGCGCGGGCCGCTTCAATAGCGGCGTTCAAGGCCAGCAGATTGGTCTGGTCGGCGATGTCGCTGATCACATTGGTGATCTTGGAGATTTCCTGCGAACGCTGCTCCAGCGAGGCCAGCAGCGCCGACAGCTCGCTCACCGACTGGCTGGTCTGCTCCATTTCGTTGCTGATGCGCTGCATGTCGCCCGCGCTCTCGCGCGAATGCTCGCCGGTGTTGCGCGCCAGCGAATCGGTTTCGCGCGTCGCCTCGGCGATGTGCGAGATGCTGACGGTCACCTCCTCGATGGCCGCCGCGTTGGAGCTGGAAATATCGGCCAGGCGGTGAGAATCGTTGGCTACCTGCTTCACCGCGCCGCCCACTTCGATCACGCCGTTCGCCAGCTGTTCGGCCTCGCCGCGCAGCTCGCGGAACATGCCGTTCAAGCGGCCGACGAATTCATTGAAAGCCGCGGCGGTCTGCGCCACTTCGTCCTCGCCCTTCACTTCGATGCGGCGGGTCAGATCGCCCTCGCCTTGCGAGATTTCCTGCATCGCGTCACGCACCTGGATCAGGCCGCGCAACAGCTTGTTCAGATAGCCGGAACTGAAGCCCACCAGCACCAGCAGCACCACCGCCACGCAGCCGCTGATCAGCCAGATCAGGTCGGTCACCGGCTTCAGCGTCGCCTCTTCGTCCGCCATCGCGCCCAGCACCCAGTCAGAGCCTTCGATCTGGCGCAGTTGCAGCAAATAGGTTTTGCCCTGGATATCGACTTCCACCACATCATTGCCGCTCAACAGCTGCTGGAAGCGGTTGTCGTCCAAAGCGGGAATCGCCTCGCCGATCTGCTTCAACTCCATGCCTGCTTGCGGGTAAGCGATGATCTTACCCTTGCGCGTCACCAGGAAGGCGCCGCCTTCGCCGGCCATCTTGATATCCAGCACCGACTTCACCAGCTTTTCGATCAGGATGTCGCCGCCCACCACGATTTCCTGGCCCGGCACCTTGTCGGCGATGGTGATCACCAGCTTGTCCTTGGTTTCCGGCTCGGAGTCCTTGTAGGGATCGGTCACCACGATGCCGCCTTGGGCCTTGGCCAGCTGGAACCAGGGGCGCTGCGCCGGCTGGTATTCCGCGCTCGGCTTGCCGCGTCCCGGCACCGAGTAGACC
The Chromobacterium sp. IIBBL 290-4 DNA segment above includes these coding regions:
- a CDS encoding methyl-accepting chemotaxis protein, whose amino-acid sequence is MRSIRHKLMSLTAVSILIATLSVTLIACLNIRSHAVSEAKREVSQVLQLQGGLVSEWLTVRKNLISASLSRAGDPQASYYLQQIAKGGGFNIIYAGHGDSGDMVYSVPGRGKPSAEYQPAQRPWFQLAKAQGGIVVTDPYKDSEPETKDKLVITIADKVPGQEIVVGGDILIEKLVKSVLDIKMAGEGGAFLVTRKGKIIAYPQAGMELKQIGEAIPALDDNRFQQLLSGNDVVEVDIQGKTYLLQLRQIEGSDWVLGAMADEEATLKPVTDLIWLISGCVAVVLLVLVGFSSGYLNKLLRGLIQVRDAMQEISQGEGDLTRRIEVKGEDEVAQTAAAFNEFVGRLNGMFRELRGEAEQLANGVIEVGGAVKQVANDSHRLADISSSNAAAIEEVTVSISHIAEATRETDSLARNTGEHSRESAGDMQRISNEMEQTSQSVSELSALLASLEQRSQEISKITNVISDIADQTNLLALNAAIEAARAGEQGRGFAVVADEVRKLAERTGKATVEISEMVENILSETGKAVGNMQRTVGAVDTSVELTSQARGRLIAISDAMQQVIDKIGDVALSTSEQHNATTAMAQSTESINNQILDSDAALQGAMQTLEGLNRLARTMQEAFGRFKL